A part of Bacteroidota bacterium genomic DNA contains:
- a CDS encoding DUF59 domain-containing protein, with the protein MTAISETSVYDALRECYDPEIPVNLVDLGLIYDVKIIDDWVGVKMTLTSPGCGMSGMISQNVRNRVMRIPGVKEADVRIVWQPAWTPAMMSAEARKKLGMGG; encoded by the coding sequence ATGACAGCAATCTCCGAAACCTCAGTGTACGACGCCCTCCGCGAATGTTACGATCCCGAAATCCCCGTCAACCTTGTTGACCTCGGGCTTATTTATGATGTGAAGATTATCGACGATTGGGTCGGCGTGAAGATGACGCTGACTTCGCCGGGCTGCGGCATGAGCGGCATGATCTCACAAAACGTACGGAATCGTGTCATGAGAATCCCCGGCGTTAAGGAAGCGGATGTTCGCATCGTCTGGCAACCCGCCTGGACTCCGGCCATGATGTCGGCTGAGGCAAGAAAGAAATTGGGGATGGGCGGCTGA
- a CDS encoding response regulator — MLKDKLVLLVDDEPGMLVATKAGLTERGFKVEAAEGAEQAMTVIKSLNPSIVVSDLVMPGTNGFELFQEVRKQADFKSLPFVFLTGIDDYYARKFGKEIGGAAYITKPVDLDELEQIIKEKIGE, encoded by the coding sequence ATGTTGAAAGACAAGCTCGTACTTCTTGTTGATGACGAACCGGGAATGCTGGTGGCCACCAAAGCAGGCCTGACCGAGCGCGGTTTCAAAGTCGAAGCAGCGGAAGGGGCAGAGCAAGCGATGACGGTGATCAAGTCATTGAATCCAAGCATTGTCGTCTCCGACCTGGTCATGCCCGGAACAAACGGTTTTGAATTGTTCCAGGAAGTGCGCAAGCAGGCGGATTTCAAATCGTTGCCGTTTGTTTTCCTCACCGGCATTGATGACTACTACGCAAGGAAATTCGGCAAGGAAATCGGCGGTGCGGCATACATCACCAAACCCGTGGATCTCGACGAGCTGGAACAGATCATCAAGGAAAAGATCGGAGAGTAA
- a CDS encoding restriction endonuclease, which yields MRRQSPITSAEDLVTPREKTRAGFISLALEKNYLAVPYIEEAKALKSLAARVSHPTDLLQVKDLRVGLLTASGLSDKSLNYLTETDKTLAIKEMIEKFLEPAGGDFIDELVYRYLLTKGDALGGKARNLAGVLGERKFLRTLLSVFNLSGISYQWKDDETNTWHARLKDDTDIEKRTKGLYWANNGRNRLLMMNIRVPVVEKNVDLSILDGTVLDLRKGSQSILHKTDAYVALGELKGGIDPAGADEHWKTANSALERIRISFSKRKEKPRTFFVGAAIENSMASEIFKQIQSGALDNAANLTNDNQLASICEWIVNL from the coding sequence ATGAGACGTCAAAGTCCAATCACATCAGCGGAAGACCTGGTTACTCCGCGTGAGAAAACAAGGGCTGGTTTTATATCGCTTGCCCTGGAGAAAAACTACTTAGCTGTCCCTTACATCGAAGAAGCAAAGGCATTGAAATCGCTTGCAGCCAGGGTTTCACACCCCACAGACCTACTGCAAGTCAAAGACCTGAGAGTTGGTTTGCTCACCGCTTCGGGCCTTTCCGACAAATCCTTGAACTATTTGACTGAAACAGATAAGACGCTCGCTATAAAGGAAATGATAGAGAAGTTTCTTGAACCAGCGGGGGGGGACTTCATCGATGAACTCGTTTATCGCTATCTGCTGACGAAGGGGGATGCGTTAGGCGGGAAAGCAAGAAATCTCGCTGGAGTCTTGGGCGAGAGAAAGTTCTTGCGCACATTGTTGTCGGTTTTCAATCTATCGGGCATCAGCTACCAATGGAAAGATGACGAAACTAATACATGGCATGCACGATTGAAAGATGACACAGATATCGAAAAGCGAACCAAAGGCTTGTACTGGGCAAACAATGGGCGCAACCGGCTTCTGATGATGAACATCAGAGTGCCAGTTGTGGAAAAGAACGTCGACCTGTCAATCTTGGACGGTACAGTCCTTGACTTGCGCAAGGGCAGTCAATCCATTTTACACAAGACCGACGCATATGTAGCCCTTGGAGAACTAAAAGGCGGCATTGATCCCGCTGGCGCAGACGAACACTGGAAGACCGCCAATTCTGCCTTGGAGCGAATCAGAATTAGTTTCAGCAAGAGGAAGGAGAAGCCACGGACATTTTTTGTCGGTGCGGCAATCGAGAACAGTATGGCTTCTGAAATCTTCAAGCAAATACAAAGTGGAGCTCTCGACAATGCTGCAAACCTTACAAATGATAACCAGTTGGCATCTATCTGCGAGTGGATTGTGAATTTGTAG
- the hpnD gene encoding presqualene diphosphate synthase HpnD produces MSAIAEDITKQSNTSFYYSFSVLPPHKREAIHAVYAFCRYTDDIVDEGSDETKKVVMLRKWRMELARTLHGESSVPLLNQLASTARRFNIPVDHFYELIRGVEMDLSKNRYNDFNELKEYCYLVASSVGLMCRQIFGYRNESTRDYAINLGIALQLTNILRDVKDDAKRGRIYIPIEDMKLFGVTEDDILNARYTQNFANLMRFECNRAREYFDLARNALKDEDKHYFFAARIMWSIYAHTLRRIERSNYNVFERRISISKPLKLLIAFRYWLSHQLQYAHEPRAPRHALSIIGF; encoded by the coding sequence ATGAGTGCAATTGCCGAAGACATAACAAAACAGAGTAACACGAGTTTCTACTACTCGTTCTCCGTTTTGCCGCCACACAAGCGTGAGGCAATTCATGCCGTGTACGCATTCTGCCGCTACACAGATGACATCGTTGATGAAGGCTCCGACGAGACGAAGAAGGTTGTGATGTTGCGGAAATGGCGCATGGAACTTGCCCGGACGTTGCACGGCGAGTCAAGCGTACCGTTGTTGAATCAGCTTGCCTCAACAGCGCGGCGGTTTAACATTCCGGTTGATCATTTCTACGAACTGATTCGCGGCGTTGAGATGGATTTGTCGAAGAACCGCTACAATGACTTCAACGAACTGAAAGAGTATTGCTATCTCGTGGCATCGTCTGTCGGGTTGATGTGCAGGCAAATTTTCGGGTATAGAAACGAATCGACTCGCGACTACGCGATCAATCTTGGTATTGCGCTGCAACTCACCAACATCCTGCGTGATGTGAAGGACGATGCGAAGCGCGGACGCATCTATATCCCGATCGAAGATATGAAGCTCTTCGGCGTTACGGAAGACGACATTTTGAACGCCCGCTACACACAGAACTTTGCCAACCTGATGCGGTTCGAATGCAACCGCGCCCGCGAGTATTTCGATCTCGCCCGCAACGCGTTGAAAGACGAGGACAAGCATTACTTCTTTGCCGCCCGCATCATGTGGTCGATTTACGCACATACGCTTCGCAGAATCGAGCGCTCGAACTATAATGTGTTCGAGCGGCGAATCTCCATTTCCAAACCCCTCAAACTGCTCATCGCGTTCCGCTATTGGCTGAGCCATCAACTTCAATACGCGCACGAGCCTCGCGCTCCGCGTCATGCACTCTCCATCATTGGATTCTAA
- a CDS encoding DUF1624 domain-containing protein codes for MDKQLNRIHFLDIMRGFAVVVMVMGHSIDSVLSPEARATVAFRWYDMFRGFTAPMFLFVAGYAFIVATAKRWEDYRTFGKPVLKRLSRVALLFVIGYALHFPFFSLSKILTNATSPELAQLFQVDILHCVAASLLALHVVLLLTPSLSTFVHTITGLTAGIALASPLVWSIDFAPIVSPALSPYFNQTQLSMFPVFPYAAYLFSGVVVGYYFLEARRAEQETVFVKRISALAICAIVLAFVFDRTPISLYPDHDFWKTSPNLFVIRIGIVMLVTLVFYYIRRLPEPLERSLVRLGQASLMVYALHLVVVYGSSMNKGLSQLIGQTLQAHYAVATGVFVLGLMIAVVFGWNYLRSRHFIPTRIIQVGLGSSLLYIFVSRPW; via the coding sequence ATGGACAAACAATTAAATAGGATTCATTTTTTAGACATCATGCGGGGCTTCGCCGTCGTTGTGATGGTGATGGGGCACAGCATCGATTCCGTATTGTCGCCGGAGGCGCGTGCAACAGTTGCGTTTCGCTGGTACGACATGTTCCGCGGGTTTACCGCTCCGATGTTCCTGTTTGTTGCCGGCTACGCATTCATAGTTGCTACAGCGAAACGGTGGGAGGACTATCGTACGTTCGGCAAACCGGTTCTGAAGCGATTGTCGCGGGTGGCATTGCTTTTTGTAATCGGATACGCTCTTCATTTCCCGTTTTTCTCACTCAGCAAAATTCTGACGAATGCAACATCGCCGGAGTTGGCACAACTGTTTCAGGTGGACATTCTGCATTGTGTTGCTGCCAGCTTGCTCGCTCTGCATGTTGTCTTGTTGTTGACTCCTTCGCTAAGCACTTTTGTCCACACGATAACTGGTCTGACTGCAGGAATAGCGTTAGCGTCTCCGCTCGTGTGGAGCATTGATTTCGCGCCCATCGTGTCGCCTGCGCTGTCGCCGTATTTCAATCAGACCCAGCTTTCAATGTTTCCGGTGTTTCCGTATGCAGCGTATCTATTCTCCGGTGTTGTGGTGGGATACTACTTTCTTGAAGCACGACGGGCAGAACAGGAAACAGTTTTTGTCAAGCGCATTTCAGCTCTTGCAATCTGCGCGATCGTGCTGGCGTTTGTCTTCGACCGTACCCCGATTTCATTATACCCCGACCACGACTTCTGGAAAACCAGTCCAAATCTGTTCGTCATCCGGATTGGTATCGTGATGTTGGTAACCCTTGTGTTCTATTACATCCGCAGGTTGCCGGAACCGCTCGAGCGAAGCCTTGTACGCCTTGGGCAGGCATCGCTTATGGTGTACGCCCTTCACCTCGTTGTTGTGTACGGTTCGTCGATGAATAAGGGGCTCTCCCAGCTGATCGGACAAACGTTACAAGCGCATTACGCTGTCGCAACGGGAGTCTTCGTTCTCGGACTGATGATTGCGGTGGTGTTCGGGTGGAACTATCTCCGCTCACGGCATTTCATTCCAACACGCATCATTCAAGTCGGGCTTGGGAGTTCGCTGCTCTACATTTTTGTTTCGCGCCCGTGGTAG
- a CDS encoding nuclear transport factor 2 family protein, which yields MLALFIAIGRLNKYIFSVNNIMKAATLTHKDTLLLQNARFYEAFESADLSALDDVWSHAGSVKCIHPGWHLLEGWPAIRESWERIFRANANMKISLRNISAEIRGTLGIVTLIEEISYTTPNSIRTGSIMATNIFERVDDGWKMIHHHGSPMMVAEEEGSDNNFRYN from the coding sequence ATGCTCGCCCTGTTCATTGCTATTGGCAGACTCAATAAATATATTTTTTCCGTCAACAACATCATGAAGGCCGCTACTCTGACACACAAAGACACGTTGCTTCTTCAGAACGCCCGTTTCTACGAGGCATTCGAAAGCGCCGACCTTTCTGCATTGGATGATGTGTGGAGTCATGCCGGAAGCGTGAAGTGCATCCATCCCGGCTGGCATCTGCTCGAAGGCTGGCCTGCAATCAGGGAAAGCTGGGAGAGGATTTTCCGGGCGAACGCCAATATGAAAATTTCTCTTCGCAATATTTCGGCGGAGATACGGGGAACATTAGGCATCGTGACGTTGATTGAAGAAATCTCCTACACAACTCCGAACTCAATCCGCACAGGTTCGATCATGGCGACAAACATCTTCGAACGGGTTGATGACGGTTGGAAGATGATTCACCATCACGGCTCTCCAATGATGGTAGCCGAGGAAGAGGGAAGTGACAACAACTTCCGGTACAACTGA
- the hpnE gene encoding hydroxysqualene dehydroxylase HpnE, with the protein MHSPSLDSKPVVIVGGGLSGLAAAVELSSRNIPVVVLEQKPKLGGRAYSFVDETTGDVIDNGQHVLIAGYERTMRFLERIGTKHLLTIQNQPLLHFHHPRRGFCSFRIPDLPSPFHLLAGILSTDLFSWRDRLKLLRAGISLRTSDNDFSLDTMTIEEWLDDTGQTDETKRSFWEPLAISIMNEHIAKASARVFIDSLRHAFLAERKNSAIAIPQVGLSELYVDDAVRFIRERGGEIRVIADVLQLEACDSRISHVKTRSGADVECSAVILSVPHYRLPDLMPPQLQPTNLTSFASVPNTPIVSIHLWFAIDFMPYDMLGLIGRRVQWVFNKRTINEEKGEGGHVSCVISAGDEFTGMSSDELVRIAVEDLQSVYPSVPLAPSHGVVIREKRATFSCTPESEKLRPNHQTGIANLFLAGDWTNTGLPATIEGAILSGERCAAFAAEVSQLKEFHL; encoded by the coding sequence ATGCACTCTCCATCATTGGATTCTAAGCCTGTCGTCATTGTCGGCGGCGGGTTAAGCGGACTTGCTGCCGCTGTTGAACTTTCGTCAAGGAACATTCCCGTTGTTGTACTCGAACAGAAGCCCAAGTTGGGCGGTCGGGCGTATTCGTTTGTTGATGAAACAACCGGCGATGTGATTGACAACGGCCAGCATGTGTTGATTGCGGGGTATGAGAGAACGATGAGATTTCTGGAACGCATCGGAACGAAACATCTTCTCACTATTCAGAATCAACCCCTTCTTCATTTTCATCATCCCCGCAGGGGATTCTGTTCATTCCGTATTCCTGATCTTCCGTCACCATTTCATTTGTTGGCAGGCATTCTCTCGACGGATCTTTTTTCATGGCGGGATAGGCTGAAACTGTTACGCGCCGGCATCTCTCTTCGAACATCTGACAATGATTTTTCTCTCGACACAATGACGATCGAGGAGTGGCTTGATGACACCGGTCAGACGGATGAGACGAAACGCTCATTCTGGGAACCGCTTGCAATTTCTATCATGAACGAACACATTGCCAAAGCCTCTGCGCGTGTCTTCATTGATTCGTTGCGTCATGCATTTCTTGCCGAACGGAAGAACTCGGCCATTGCCATCCCGCAAGTCGGGCTAAGCGAATTATATGTTGACGATGCCGTCAGGTTCATTCGTGAACGGGGTGGAGAGATTCGTGTCATCGCCGACGTGCTGCAACTTGAAGCGTGTGATAGTCGCATCAGTCATGTCAAGACGCGAAGCGGGGCTGATGTAGAATGCTCTGCCGTGATTCTCTCCGTTCCGCATTATAGATTGCCTGATCTGATGCCTCCTCAACTTCAACCGACAAATCTCACATCGTTTGCCTCCGTGCCCAATACACCTATCGTCTCGATTCATCTTTGGTTTGCGATTGACTTCATGCCTTATGATATGCTCGGGTTGATCGGGAGACGTGTGCAGTGGGTGTTCAACAAGAGAACGATCAACGAAGAGAAAGGCGAGGGCGGGCATGTATCGTGTGTGATCAGCGCGGGCGATGAATTCACCGGCATGTCGAGTGACGAGTTGGTGCGGATTGCAGTAGAAGATCTGCAATCTGTCTATCCTTCAGTCCCTCTCGCGCCTTCACACGGAGTTGTTATCAGAGAGAAGCGAGCGACATTCTCCTGCACTCCCGAAAGCGAGAAGCTTCGTCCCAACCATCAGACAGGAATCGCCAATCTCTTTCTCGCAGGCGATTGGACGAACACAGGCTTGCCTGCGACGATAGAAGGGGCAATTTTGAGCGGTGAGCGCTGTGCTGCGTTTGCAGCAGAAGTGTCTCAGTTAAAAGAGTTTCATCTCTGA
- the hpnC gene encoding squalene synthase HpnC: MARTHYENFPVASFFLPKHLRPYVAAVYAFARTADDFADEGSIPPEQRLEKLEGWQRQLDECYDGNAEDPIFIALAEVVREKKIPKQLLSDLLTAFKMDVTTNRYATFDDLMFYCRHSANPVGRIVLHLFDDASERNMMLSDSICTALQLANFWQDIGVDASKGRIYIPLEDIRRFGYTETDLLARQRDERFIGLLKFEVERTQALFNEGRPLLSEATRRLRFELALTWHGGVMILRKIERQEYNVFVRRPTITSTDKFSIVMRSLFQR; this comes from the coding sequence ATCGCCCGCACGCACTACGAGAATTTCCCCGTTGCATCTTTCTTTCTCCCCAAACACCTCAGGCCCTACGTTGCAGCAGTGTATGCCTTCGCAAGAACAGCCGATGATTTTGCCGACGAAGGCTCGATTCCTCCGGAGCAGCGGTTGGAGAAACTTGAGGGCTGGCAGCGACAATTGGATGAATGTTATGATGGGAATGCCGAAGACCCCATCTTCATTGCGTTGGCCGAAGTCGTGCGTGAAAAGAAGATTCCGAAACAATTGTTGTCAGATTTGCTGACGGCCTTCAAAATGGACGTGACGACGAACCGGTATGCGACGTTCGACGATCTCATGTTTTACTGCAGGCATTCGGCAAATCCCGTTGGGAGGATTGTGCTTCATTTGTTCGATGATGCCTCCGAGCGAAACATGATGCTGTCTGACTCGATATGTACGGCGTTGCAGCTTGCGAACTTTTGGCAGGATATCGGCGTTGATGCGAGCAAGGGACGCATCTATATCCCGCTTGAAGATATTCGTCGTTTTGGCTATACTGAAACGGATCTTCTGGCCCGGCAACGGGATGAGCGTTTCATCGGGCTGTTGAAGTTTGAAGTTGAACGAACGCAAGCGCTGTTTAATGAGGGACGCCCGCTGTTGAGTGAAGCCACTCGTCGTTTGCGGTTTGAATTGGCCCTCACGTGGCACGGCGGCGTAATGATTCTCCGGAAGATAGAGCGTCAAGAGTACAATGTGTTTGTTCGTCGTCCGACGATTACCTCGACGGATAAGTTTTCAATTGTGATGAGATCATTGTTTCAGCGATAG
- a CDS encoding DUF1624 domain-containing protein, with amino-acid sequence MPEYSSQASSLKSRRVEYIDLLRGWAVLVMIETHVMNATLANEIVESDFFRWVKFANGLVAPSFLFASGLAYAVTSRRKLGDYLSFGPGLYKQIRRLLFVVMIGYLLHIPKFNFRQIIAETTELSWQIFFQADVLQCIGVSLLLIQLLLFLLRTEKRLYVAVTGLAVLIPFVTPFIWGIDFREILPLPLAGYMNGIHFPQFPGFPLFPWMAFLFAGAAFGFFSLRAKDVSVNPESKYNENALMKQVLWIAPVMIAVSILIEPLAATIYPSYNYGLSSPSFFFLRLGIVMILCAGLYFYEKIVAVSQKSIITLVGRESLIVYTLHLFLIYGDFGPYGFSKIVNHTFGYTEALFTTTILIGIMILAALWWSSIRKKKIHVKQRIQWAVAAGMVIVFFFGPKG; translated from the coding sequence ATGCCTGAATATTCATCTCAAGCATCTTCCCTCAAATCGCGCCGGGTGGAATACATCGACCTGCTGCGTGGCTGGGCAGTACTCGTCATGATCGAAACCCACGTCATGAATGCGACGTTGGCAAATGAGATTGTCGAAAGCGATTTCTTCCGATGGGTCAAGTTTGCCAACGGCCTTGTTGCTCCTTCGTTTCTCTTTGCTTCGGGACTCGCCTACGCTGTAACGTCGCGCCGGAAGTTGGGCGACTATCTTTCATTTGGTCCGGGTTTGTACAAGCAAATCCGTCGTCTCTTGTTTGTTGTGATGATCGGATACCTGTTGCATATCCCGAAATTCAACTTCAGACAAATCATTGCCGAAACAACCGAGCTCTCATGGCAGATTTTCTTTCAGGCGGATGTGTTGCAGTGTATCGGTGTGAGCCTGTTATTGATTCAGCTCTTGTTGTTCCTTCTCCGAACCGAGAAACGTTTGTATGTTGCAGTAACGGGGTTGGCAGTGCTCATCCCGTTTGTCACTCCATTCATTTGGGGTATTGATTTTCGGGAGATTCTCCCGCTTCCTCTTGCCGGATACATGAACGGCATTCACTTTCCGCAGTTCCCCGGATTTCCGTTGTTCCCGTGGATGGCATTTCTCTTTGCCGGTGCGGCCTTCGGTTTCTTCTCTCTGAGGGCGAAAGACGTATCAGTAAATCCCGAATCGAAATACAACGAGAACGCATTGATGAAGCAGGTGCTGTGGATTGCCCCGGTGATGATTGCAGTTTCAATCCTCATCGAGCCGCTTGCCGCAACAATCTATCCTTCATACAACTATGGACTTTCGAGCCCGAGTTTTTTCTTTCTGAGATTGGGGATTGTGATGATCCTTTGTGCGGGATTGTATTTTTATGAGAAGATTGTCGCTGTTTCCCAAAAATCAATCATTACGCTTGTTGGTCGCGAATCGTTGATTGTGTACACGCTGCATCTTTTCCTGATCTACGGCGACTTTGGTCCTTATGGTTTCTCAAAAATCGTCAATCATACCTTCGGGTATACAGAAGCCTTGTTCACCACAACCATACTGATTGGCATAATGATTCTCGCGGCTCTCTGGTGGAGTTCAATCAGGAAAAAAAAGATACATGTAAAACAACGAATTCAATGGGCCGTTGCCGCCGGAATGGTGATCGTGTTTTTCTTCGGCCCGAAAGGATGA
- a CDS encoding site-specific DNA-methyltransferase: MNELVEIFPTERQKLYERFADKLQTASHLNRQLVSFQANKEEPIYRWFKYKEGFSSGLVKYFLNKYSDKPGRLLDPFAGVGTTLFAGQSLGWDSYGIEVLPVGVFVMQTREALPKINPLNLSESIQTFWSEFDRIENSKTLFNHISITRDAFPDDTEVALNRFLTYCESLHNKDIKTLLRFAAFSLLEEISYTRKDGQYLRWDYRSKRDLAGKPFNKGRILTFEQALRLKLSHIVADLGPQNDSLFDTPSDNGHDKRPINIIEGSCLAKLPTLDNDSFDFIVTSPPYCNRYDYTRTYALELVFLGCDSDKVRNLRQELLSCTVENKEKLEQLRQLYTSFGKSESFDSVLRVYDSSLAMTEVNAILAELNKLEKLNNNNIPRMVRNYFLEMCFVVSEMARVTKSGGYCVMVNDNVRYGGEEIPVDLILSEFAEGFGFIVRNIFVLPRGKGNSSQQMGNYGRTEIRKCVYLWQKR, encoded by the coding sequence TTGAATGAACTTGTAGAAATATTCCCTACTGAACGGCAGAAGCTCTACGAGAGGTTTGCAGACAAGCTTCAGACGGCGTCTCATCTCAATCGCCAACTTGTGAGCTTTCAGGCGAACAAAGAGGAACCGATTTATCGCTGGTTCAAATACAAGGAGGGGTTTTCTTCAGGGCTCGTTAAGTATTTCCTGAACAAGTATTCAGATAAACCGGGGAGACTTCTTGATCCTTTCGCCGGAGTAGGAACAACCTTATTCGCTGGCCAGTCACTTGGTTGGGATTCTTATGGCATTGAAGTTCTACCCGTTGGCGTTTTTGTTATGCAGACAAGGGAGGCCTTGCCCAAGATTAATCCACTTAATTTAAGCGAGAGCATCCAGACCTTTTGGTCAGAATTCGACAGAATTGAGAATTCCAAGACCCTTTTCAATCACATATCAATCACAAGAGATGCCTTCCCAGATGACACTGAAGTTGCCCTAAATCGATTCCTTACATACTGCGAAAGTTTGCATAACAAGGACATCAAAACACTCTTGAGGTTTGCCGCATTCTCTCTTCTTGAAGAAATCAGCTACACGAGAAAAGACGGGCAATACCTCAGATGGGACTACCGTTCCAAGAGGGACTTGGCAGGTAAACCTTTCAATAAAGGCAGAATCCTCACTTTCGAGCAGGCATTAAGATTAAAACTCTCTCACATTGTGGCCGACCTTGGCCCTCAGAATGACTCACTCTTTGACACTCCAAGTGACAACGGGCACGATAAGCGGCCCATCAATATCATAGAGGGGTCATGTCTAGCGAAACTGCCAACTCTAGATAATGACTCCTTCGATTTCATTGTAACATCGCCGCCATACTGCAATCGCTATGATTACACAAGAACTTACGCGCTCGAACTAGTCTTTCTCGGATGCGATTCTGACAAGGTACGCAACCTGCGCCAAGAACTTTTGTCATGCACCGTCGAAAACAAAGAGAAACTAGAACAACTGAGACAACTCTACACTTCTTTCGGCAAAAGTGAGTCCTTTGATTCGGTGCTTCGTGTATACGATTCTTCACTTGCAATGACTGAAGTGAACGCCATCCTAGCCGAACTCAATAAATTGGAGAAACTCAACAACAACAATATTCCGAGAATGGTGCGCAACTACTTTCTCGAGATGTGTTTTGTAGTCTCCGAAATGGCCAGAGTTACCAAGAGTGGCGGGTATTGCGTTATGGTAAACGACAATGTTCGCTATGGTGGTGAAGAGATTCCTGTCGACCTTATTCTCTCCGAGTTTGCTGAGGGATTTGGCTTCATCGTTCGGAATATTTTTGTCCTGCCCAGAGGCAAGGGAAACAGCAGCCAACAGATGGGAAACTATGGTCGAACGGAAATTCGAAAGTGCGTGTATCTATGGCAAAAACGATGA